One Dictyoglomus turgidum DSM 6724 DNA window includes the following coding sequences:
- a CDS encoding ABC transporter substrate-binding protein: protein MRKFVFFSLLLIFLILSQVGFSQLAPNVPRNETLIANILTGRIVAPDNFNSWTSSWITPDRGIQQLMLEPLWIVDPATGKVINALAASAPQYSKDFKSLTIKLRSGCYWSDGVEITVDDLIYHIELAKSNPAMAYHASFQEVAKLTKIDKYTVKIDLKEPNARFHTYFLDRWGACRPLPKHIFEKVKDPASFTFNPPVSSGPYVVESYDPGGYWILWKRREDWQRTPTGKLFGMPQPKYVLFFYAGPTEKQVLALNNNQLDMADLTMEGLRSVLQTNKYARAYMKDFPYIVNVDPCITGVYFNTAKAPYNNKEVRWALALSIDIVDFLATAFDGAATMGALLVPPTPAYTKWYYEPLESWLKNFTITVDGQKFKVFDPDAPIRLAEYARKRGYNVPTDPKVIREIFGIGWFKYAPDVAEKLLIKNGFKRDKDGKWLLPDGKPWKMTILAHTNPSHPDFRNGFAASQQWKKFGIDVEVVTTEQRPTLLQYGNFDACSDWPATEPWGGHPDMYRTFNAWRSEYVRPIGDRTFGHPSRWSNPRMDKVIEKLAKTDWNSLKVRMLGMDGLKIAFEEMAGIPTCSYPGIACYNEYYWTNYPTQENPYCIPYHHWPNFKYMLPFLKPTGRK from the coding sequence ATGAGAAAGTTTGTATTTTTCTCTTTATTATTAATATTTTTAATCTTATCGCAGGTAGGTTTTTCTCAGCTTGCTCCTAATGTACCAAGAAATGAGACATTGATTGCAAATATCTTGACAGGTAGGATTGTAGCACCTGATAATTTTAACTCTTGGACCTCTTCTTGGATAACTCCCGATAGAGGAATCCAACAGTTAATGCTTGAGCCTCTTTGGATCGTAGATCCTGCAACAGGTAAGGTAATTAACGCTTTAGCGGCTTCTGCACCTCAGTATAGCAAAGACTTTAAGTCTCTAACCATTAAATTAAGATCTGGATGCTATTGGAGTGACGGTGTAGAGATTACTGTTGATGATTTGATTTATCACATTGAGCTTGCAAAAAGTAATCCAGCTATGGCTTATCATGCTTCATTCCAAGAAGTAGCAAAACTTACTAAAATTGATAAATACACAGTTAAAATAGATTTGAAAGAACCAAACGCAAGATTCCACACCTACTTCCTTGATAGATGGGGAGCTTGTAGACCACTTCCAAAACATATATTTGAAAAAGTTAAAGATCCTGCATCTTTTACCTTTAACCCACCAGTAAGTTCTGGCCCATATGTAGTAGAGAGCTATGATCCAGGTGGATATTGGATTCTTTGGAAGAGAAGAGAGGATTGGCAGAGAACACCCACAGGAAAGTTATTTGGAATGCCTCAGCCTAAATATGTATTATTCTTCTATGCAGGACCAACAGAAAAGCAAGTGCTTGCATTAAACAACAATCAACTTGACATGGCGGATCTTACCATGGAAGGACTGAGATCTGTTCTTCAGACCAACAAATATGCGAGGGCATATATGAAGGACTTTCCATACATTGTTAATGTAGACCCATGTATTACGGGAGTTTATTTCAATACAGCAAAGGCTCCATACAACAATAAAGAGGTAAGATGGGCATTGGCTCTCTCTATTGATATCGTAGACTTTCTTGCTACAGCTTTTGATGGTGCTGCTACTATGGGTGCTCTTCTTGTACCACCTACTCCAGCCTATACTAAGTGGTACTATGAGCCCTTGGAGAGTTGGTTAAAGAACTTCACAATAACAGTAGATGGCCAAAAATTCAAAGTATTTGATCCTGATGCGCCTATTAGACTTGCAGAGTATGCAAGAAAGAGAGGATACAATGTACCTACTGATCCAAAAGTCATAAGAGAGATTTTTGGAATTGGATGGTTTAAATATGCTCCAGATGTGGCAGAAAAATTACTCATAAAGAATGGTTTCAAGAGAGATAAAGACGGTAAGTGGTTGTTACCAGATGGTAAACCATGGAAGATGACTATACTTGCTCATACTAACCCATCTCATCCAGATTTTAGAAATGGATTTGCAGCAAGTCAACAGTGGAAGAAGTTTGGTATTGACGTAGAGGTGGTGACCACAGAACAAAGACCAACCCTACTGCAATATGGTAATTTTGACGCATGCTCTGATTGGCCAGCAACTGAACCATGGGGCGGTCATCCAGATATGTATAGAACCTTTAACGCATGGAGATCCGAATATGTAAGACCTATAGGTGACAGAACCTTTGGTCATCCAAGCAGATGGAGTAACCCTCGTATGGATAAGGTGATAGAAAAGTTGGCAAAAACCGATTGGAATAGTCTAAAAGTAAGAATGTTAGGAATGGATGGATTAAAGATTGCCTTTGAAGAGATGGCAGGAATTCCAACTTGTTCTTATCCTGGTATTGCATGCTACAATGAATACTACTGGACCAATTATCCAACACAAGAAAATCCATATTGCATACCATATCATCATTGGCCTAACTTCAAGTATATGTTGCCCTTCTTGAAGCCTACTGGGAGAAAGTAA
- a CDS encoding radical SAM protein has product MSTQSLKFKMYLGDMLFESLFKYVAKDYKKRIPKLLNLVKRFSPDEGTDKIISTIEEYLQKDPAVQRLIHRVFTDYDPNYASRIFANVILNVGFFWIYFNNENQKKDIPTPYTILISPTMRCNLQCIGCYAGNYTKNDDLPPETVERIIKEGEEIGTYFYTVLGGEPFVYPGLLDIVNRHPRSVFQIFTNATLLDENKIERFWKSKNVVPVLSLEGGKEETDYRRGLGVYEKVVNAMDLLKKAGIPFGYSITLTRNNFEAVTKPEFYQWLANKGAFFGWTFLYMPVGKDDDPSLMPTPEQRAEYGKFIRKIRGHLPIYPMDFWNDAPYVGGCIAGGRRYLHINHKGEVEPCIFAHFAVDNIKEKSLVEVLNSEFFKEIRKRQPFHENLLLPCMIIDSPWILREIVQKTGAHPTHPGADDIITKFAPIIDEYAKGVRKALNPIWVEEFHGDLPEEEKEKVGVE; this is encoded by the coding sequence ATGAGTACCCAAAGTTTAAAGTTTAAGATGTATCTTGGAGACATGTTATTTGAGTCCCTATTTAAGTATGTAGCAAAGGACTACAAGAAAAGAATTCCTAAACTTTTGAATTTAGTAAAGAGATTTAGCCCTGACGAAGGAACAGATAAAATTATAAGCACCATAGAAGAATATTTACAGAAAGATCCTGCTGTCCAAAGGTTGATACACAGAGTTTTTACAGATTATGATCCTAATTATGCTTCAAGGATATTTGCTAATGTTATACTGAACGTAGGTTTCTTTTGGATATACTTCAATAATGAAAATCAAAAAAAAGATATACCAACTCCATATACCATTTTAATAAGCCCGACTATGAGATGTAATTTACAATGCATAGGATGTTACGCAGGAAACTATACCAAAAATGACGATCTTCCCCCAGAAACTGTAGAAAGAATAATAAAAGAAGGAGAAGAAATTGGCACTTATTTTTATACTGTTCTTGGAGGAGAACCCTTTGTATATCCTGGACTTTTGGATATAGTCAATAGACATCCAAGATCTGTATTTCAGATATTTACAAACGCCACCTTGCTGGATGAAAATAAGATAGAAAGATTTTGGAAGAGCAAGAATGTAGTACCTGTCTTATCTTTAGAAGGAGGAAAAGAAGAGACAGATTATAGAAGAGGATTAGGGGTGTATGAAAAAGTAGTAAATGCTATGGATCTCTTGAAAAAAGCCGGAATTCCTTTTGGGTATTCTATAACCCTTACAAGGAATAACTTTGAGGCTGTAACAAAGCCTGAATTTTATCAATGGCTCGCCAATAAGGGTGCCTTCTTTGGCTGGACATTTCTTTACATGCCTGTTGGAAAAGACGACGATCCATCATTAATGCCTACTCCAGAGCAAAGAGCAGAGTATGGAAAATTCATAAGAAAGATAAGAGGACATCTTCCCATATATCCTATGGATTTCTGGAATGATGCCCCATACGTAGGTGGATGTATAGCAGGTGGAAGAAGATACTTACATATTAACCATAAAGGAGAGGTTGAACCCTGTATATTTGCCCATTTTGCAGTAGATAATATAAAGGAAAAATCTCTTGTAGAAGTACTTAATTCGGAATTCTTTAAAGAAATAAGAAAAAGACAACCATTCCATGAAAATCTCCTTCTTCCTTGCATGATTATAGACTCTCCTTGGATCTTGAGAGAAATTGTTCAAAAAACTGGTGCTCACCCAACCCATCCTGGAGCTGATGATATAATTACAAAGTTTGCTCCTATAATTGACGAGTATGCAAAGGGAGTGAGAAAAGCTCTAAATCCCATATGGGTTGAAGAATTTCATGGAGATCTCCCCGAGGAAGAAAAAGAGAAAGTAGGAGTTGAGTAA
- a CDS encoding Rrf2 family transcriptional regulator, which yields MSLTERRRQFLQALENLYKKNKRPIHYAEIAKELSVSPATAYDIMQALYKNGYVEAVYLENSVNNKRGRGKIFFKPKEEKEDINTSITSIQELNKYPISIAIILSLILTILKEAKFSKELKSIISLILGVFQSNLELVLILLPVLMVGYAGKKIYEIIPKNKIKAYFEDYIKSLNQLAVEERKLLLNFILNVLDI from the coding sequence ATGAGCCTTACTGAAAGAAGAAGACAATTTCTACAAGCATTAGAGAACTTATATAAAAAAAATAAAAGACCTATACATTATGCAGAAATTGCAAAAGAACTTTCAGTAAGTCCTGCAACAGCCTATGATATAATGCAAGCTCTTTACAAAAACGGATATGTAGAAGCGGTATACCTTGAAAATTCTGTGAATAACAAACGAGGAAGGGGAAAAATATTTTTTAAACCTAAAGAAGAGAAAGAAGATATAAATACCTCTATAACAAGTATTCAAGAATTAAATAAATATCCTATCTCAATTGCTATTATTCTTTCTCTTATATTAACCATATTAAAAGAGGCTAAGTTCTCTAAAGAATTAAAGTCCATAATTAGCCTAATTTTAGGCGTGTTCCAATCTAATTTAGAATTAGTGCTTATCTTACTTCCTGTTTTAATGGTAGGATATGCAGGCAAAAAAATCTACGAAATTATTCCTAAGAACAAAATAAAAGCATATTTCGAAGACTACATAAAATCTCTTAATCAATTGGCAGTGGAGGAAAGAAAATTACTACTTAATTTCATTTTGAATGTTCTTGATATTTAA
- a CDS encoding glycosyltransferase, translating to MREKITVNIVSEAQAWEVKGQGVYTATLVLTEALKKRSDVEVYLNANGLFDIAHLHTPGPYAISKGLFTGKRLVISAHVVPESVLGSFILSNLWLPLFTSYLIRYYNLADMVIAVSPKVKEELEEIGVKAPIVFIPNPVNLERFYKSQELRIEGRKKLGLSNKDFVVICSGQIQPRKGVDTFLEIAKILPFIKFVWVGGQPFSVLTAGYIEMNEKIKKAPPNVIFTGLVPYEEMPIYLNAADIFFFPSYQENFPMAVLEAASCGLPLLLRDNPEYREPYKDWYIPAKNDEEFKNYILKLHQDISFREEYQKRALRLAKEYSADNVADMMVEVYKEILSKPPRMKRDFLKLEPLREEWRKLFQNLGHKNIHSSPRKRRYLNIKNIQNEIK from the coding sequence ATGAGGGAGAAGATAACTGTTAATATTGTCTCTGAGGCTCAAGCATGGGAGGTAAAAGGACAAGGAGTTTATACCGCAACTTTAGTACTAACAGAAGCTCTGAAAAAGAGAAGTGATGTGGAAGTTTATCTTAATGCCAATGGGTTATTTGATATTGCTCATCTTCATACACCAGGTCCCTATGCTATAAGTAAAGGACTTTTTACAGGAAAGAGATTAGTAATTAGTGCTCATGTGGTTCCAGAGTCCGTTTTAGGAAGTTTTATTCTTTCAAATTTATGGCTTCCTCTTTTTACCTCATATTTAATAAGGTATTATAACTTAGCGGATATGGTAATTGCAGTTTCACCCAAGGTGAAGGAAGAATTGGAAGAGATAGGGGTAAAAGCCCCTATAGTTTTTATACCAAATCCTGTTAATTTGGAAAGATTTTATAAAAGTCAGGAACTAAGAATAGAGGGTAGGAAAAAACTTGGACTTTCCAATAAAGATTTTGTTGTGATTTGCTCTGGACAAATTCAACCAAGAAAAGGAGTTGATACTTTCTTAGAAATTGCAAAAATTTTACCTTTTATTAAATTTGTTTGGGTAGGAGGACAACCCTTCTCAGTTCTTACTGCGGGATATATAGAAATGAATGAGAAAATTAAGAAGGCACCTCCTAATGTTATCTTTACAGGTCTTGTACCTTATGAAGAAATGCCAATTTATTTAAATGCTGCAGACATCTTTTTCTTCCCATCATATCAAGAAAATTTTCCAATGGCAGTTTTAGAAGCTGCATCCTGCGGGCTTCCACTTCTTCTCAGAGATAATCCTGAATATAGAGAGCCTTATAAGGACTGGTACATACCTGCAAAGAATGATGAAGAATTTAAAAACTATATTTTAAAACTTCATCAAGACATATCCTTTAGAGAAGAATATCAAAAGCGAGCCTTAAGGCTTGCAAAAGAATATAGTGCTGATAATGTGGCAGATATGATGGTAGAAGTCTATAAGGAGATATTAAGTAAACCACCACGGATGAAGAGAGATTTTCTCAAATTAGAACCTCTTAGGGAGGAATGGAGAAAGCTTTTCCAAAATTTAGGGCATAAAAATATCCATTCCTCCCCAAGAAAGAGAAGGTATTTAAATATCAAGAACATTCAAAATGAAATTAAGTAG
- a CDS encoding arabinan endo-1,5-alpha-L-arabinosidase, which translates to MRVINLGLFIVAISFLMLLVGSYSQGIIYPKEPPKIELMDASIVNDESKWSINNVHDPSIIKASNGWYYIYSTDVKAYGIPRPGIQIRKSKDLINWQFVGYVFNDDKYVFKGIPPQAFEWSKASTLWAPDVKFMNNKYYLYYSASTFGKNQSYIGLATANNPEGPWKDEGEVIKTRQGDPVNAIDPCLVFDENGEPWLSYGSFWSGIYIIRIDKKTGKPAEKGFGVNIARRKGTVAGAVEGSYIIYNPKFKKYYLFVSYDSLFSDYNVRVGRADKITGPYVDYNGNPLTDLTLPPEEVGTKILGGYKFENDNGWIAPGHNSVLNDGDNWYIVHHARPALNKNWMYLHIRRMLWTNDGWPVVSPERYTGEIIQEVPQELVIGTWERIVLDPYDKVQSQSKRLILQKDGTFVFGDRKGTWEFTSPNNLSLIWRDSNEKENLLVLASWDWENWRPTLVFTGLNSRGIAIWGKKIE; encoded by the coding sequence ATGCGAGTGATTAATTTAGGATTGTTTATTGTTGCTATATCATTTTTAATGCTCCTTGTTGGAAGCTATTCTCAAGGCATTATTTATCCTAAGGAGCCCCCCAAAATTGAGCTTATGGATGCATCTATAGTTAATGATGAAAGTAAATGGAGTATCAATAATGTTCATGATCCATCTATAATTAAAGCAAGTAATGGATGGTATTATATCTACTCTACTGATGTGAAGGCTTATGGTATTCCAAGACCAGGGATACAAATAAGAAAGTCTAAGGATCTGATTAATTGGCAATTTGTGGGCTATGTATTTAATGACGATAAATATGTCTTCAAGGGTATACCTCCGCAAGCTTTTGAGTGGAGTAAGGCTTCTACTCTCTGGGCTCCTGATGTTAAGTTTATGAACAATAAATATTATCTTTACTATTCTGCTTCTACTTTTGGAAAAAACCAATCATATATTGGTTTAGCTACAGCTAATAATCCTGAAGGTCCTTGGAAAGATGAGGGTGAAGTAATAAAGACAAGACAGGGAGATCCTGTCAATGCTATTGATCCGTGTCTTGTGTTTGACGAAAATGGGGAACCTTGGCTTTCCTATGGCTCTTTTTGGAGTGGTATTTATATAATTAGGATTGATAAAAAAACTGGAAAGCCAGCTGAAAAGGGGTTTGGAGTAAATATTGCAAGGAGAAAAGGAACCGTTGCTGGCGCTGTTGAGGGATCTTATATAATTTATAATCCTAAGTTTAAGAAATATTATCTCTTTGTGTCATATGATTCTTTGTTTTCAGATTATAACGTAAGAGTAGGAAGAGCTGATAAAATAACAGGACCCTATGTGGATTATAATGGAAATCCTCTAACAGATTTGACTTTGCCTCCTGAGGAGGTTGGAACTAAAATTCTTGGAGGGTATAAATTTGAAAATGACAATGGCTGGATTGCCCCTGGACATAATTCGGTTTTAAATGATGGAGATAACTGGTATATAGTACATCATGCAAGGCCAGCTCTCAATAAAAATTGGATGTATTTGCATATAAGAAGGATGTTATGGACAAATGATGGGTGGCCTGTGGTTTCTCCAGAAAGGTATACGGGAGAAATTATTCAAGAAGTACCTCAAGAATTAGTGATAGGAACCTGGGAAAGAATTGTTTTGGACCCTTATGACAAGGTTCAATCTCAATCAAAGAGACTTATATTACAAAAGGATGGGACGTTTGTTTTTGGAGATAGAAAAGGTACATGGGAATTTACTTCTCCTAATAATTTAAGCCTTATTTGGAGAGATTCCAATGAAAAAGAAAATCTCCTGGTTTTGGCTTCTTGGGATTGGGAAAATTGGAGGCCTACTCTTGTTTTCACAGGTTTGAATTCAAGGGGTATTGCTATCTGGGGAAAGAAGATAGAGTAA
- a CDS encoding carbohydrate ABC transporter permease → MRYIKNWKQFQRVLISIFLWIIAAIWYIPIFWMLSTSLKSTQIAITEDPPRLIPKEPTLENYKTVFSAASGISVMRGIINSIIVAVVSTILGLVIATPAAYALSRLNFKGRNAIFWSYVAILAFPGVLFLVPQYFIIHRLGLMDNFLALILPGLGSTFGVFLLRQYMLGIPRELEDAAWIDGCSRLRFLITVVIPYVKPALTTLALMSFLGSWNSFLWPLLVMNSPEKLTLPIALVRFSAGWGDPFRGIGPLMAGAFISVLPTLIIFVVFHKYLMQGISLSVGEK, encoded by the coding sequence ATGCGATATATAAAGAATTGGAAACAATTTCAGAGAGTCCTAATATCAATTTTTTTGTGGATTATAGCTGCTATTTGGTATATTCCTATTTTTTGGATGCTTTCTACTTCTCTAAAATCCACTCAAATAGCGATTACAGAAGATCCTCCAAGGTTAATTCCTAAGGAACCTACTCTTGAAAATTATAAGACTGTTTTTTCAGCGGCAAGTGGTATAAGTGTTATGAGAGGTATAATAAATAGTATCATTGTAGCTGTTGTCTCTACTATTTTAGGATTAGTAATAGCCACCCCTGCAGCATATGCTTTGTCTCGTCTTAATTTTAAAGGTAGGAATGCTATATTTTGGAGCTATGTAGCAATTTTGGCTTTTCCAGGGGTTTTGTTTTTAGTTCCTCAATATTTCATAATACATAGACTTGGGCTCATGGATAATTTTCTTGCTCTGATTTTACCTGGATTAGGGAGTACCTTTGGAGTATTTCTTCTTAGGCAATACATGTTGGGAATTCCAAGGGAATTAGAAGATGCTGCTTGGATTGATGGGTGTTCCCGTTTAAGATTTTTAATAACAGTGGTTATACCATATGTGAAGCCCGCTCTTACTACCTTAGCGTTAATGTCATTTTTAGGATCGTGGAATAGTTTTTTGTGGCCATTGTTGGTTATGAATTCTCCAGAGAAATTAACCTTACCTATAGCCTTAGTTAGATTTAGTGCTGGGTGGGGAGATCCTTTTAGAGGGATTGGCCCATTAATGGCGGGAGCTTTTATATCTGTTTTGCCTACTCTTATAATTTTTGTGGTCTTTCATAAATATTTGATGCAAGGTATATCTTTAAGTGTTGGAGAGAAATAA
- a CDS encoding carbohydrate ABC transporter permease, which translates to MKSKLFSKKLWWELGNWGFLLPHLFFFLLFIVIPLITNIQISFHNWNLLGQKVYVGLQNYIRIWTDDRFWLAVKNTVIFAIISIPLTMAVAMIIALILNQKVYGKLWLLVAFVSPTFFGSVGILTTWKWIYASYPTGLANYALLKLGFLKEAISWFETPTRAWACIIITTVWWIVGFSVLLYLGALQRIPPEQYEAAKVDGAGPWKTFWNITLPWMRNVLFFDVVRQVLLAFGLFDQVYFFTGGGPAGSTRTMVYYLYLVGFTRQELGQAAAISWYIFAIVLIFALLQLILLTRTVRSAEE; encoded by the coding sequence ATGAAGTCAAAATTATTTTCAAAGAAATTATGGTGGGAGTTGGGGAACTGGGGGTTCCTCCTCCCCCATTTGTTCTTTTTTTTACTTTTTATTGTAATACCTTTAATTACTAATATACAGATAAGTTTTCACAACTGGAATTTATTGGGACAAAAGGTTTATGTGGGACTGCAGAATTATATAAGAATATGGACTGATGATAGATTCTGGTTGGCGGTAAAGAATACAGTAATTTTTGCCATAATTAGCATACCTCTTACCATGGCTGTTGCTATGATTATCGCATTAATACTTAACCAAAAGGTATATGGCAAACTATGGCTTCTTGTTGCTTTTGTTTCACCTACCTTTTTTGGATCCGTAGGAATACTTACTACGTGGAAGTGGATATATGCATCCTATCCTACAGGTCTTGCAAATTATGCTTTATTGAAACTTGGTTTTTTAAAAGAGGCAATTTCTTGGTTTGAAACCCCTACAAGGGCTTGGGCTTGTATAATTATAACTACAGTTTGGTGGATTGTTGGGTTTAGCGTTCTCCTTTATTTAGGTGCCCTGCAGAGAATTCCTCCTGAACAATATGAGGCTGCAAAAGTGGATGGCGCTGGTCCTTGGAAGACTTTTTGGAATATTACTCTTCCATGGATGAGAAATGTACTCTTTTTTGATGTGGTCAGACAAGTATTACTTGCTTTTGGTTTATTTGATCAAGTATATTTCTTCACAGGTGGAGGACCCGCAGGGAGCACAAGAACTATGGTGTATTACTTATATTTAGTGGGATTCACAAGACAGGAATTAGGCCAAGCTGCTGCTATATCATGGTATATCTTTGCAATAGTTTTAATTTTTGCTTTGCTTCAGTTGATTTTATTAACAAGGACAGTGAGGAGTGCAGAGGAGTGA
- a CDS encoding extracellular solute-binding protein, giving the protein MKKILPITVILVTLLLLLSTASSQAKIQITFMTPLSGADGAYMDQIIQNFNKENPDVNVVHMVVGSSVEYKQKLSTGLATKSAPQVLLIRKFDLPMYLNQMKGFTAGDFAKYGINIRDVYPNLLEGLVEDNKYYGIPLDVWIFYMAYNKANFKKAGLDPERPPKTRDEFIKALEALKKVTPKGLTPYYENPTWAWIFVHFLWQFGGDLLTPDFKKPAFKDAAIQTLKFLMDLQERGLFPKAAVDPGPPFQSGQTSVLITGIWTINPWLQALGNNFGYAPCPQVGTKKAVFGGSHIIALPEVMVSDPKVYNAAMKWVKYLWDHALDWYAAGQTPSRRSIATSNELKTKLPHIYAVAQQLPYVKTFQFFPYISEVLDEIAVYLEDVLITRKLTPEQAMERAEKSVQRILDDYWSTVR; this is encoded by the coding sequence TTGAAAAAAATTCTACCCATTACTGTTATCTTAGTGACTCTTTTGCTCCTTTTAAGTACTGCATCATCACAGGCTAAGATTCAGATCACTTTCATGACACCATTAAGTGGAGCAGATGGAGCATATATGGATCAAATAATTCAAAATTTTAACAAAGAAAATCCTGATGTAAATGTAGTACACATGGTAGTAGGAAGTTCTGTAGAATACAAACAAAAATTGTCTACAGGCTTGGCTACAAAATCGGCTCCACAGGTATTACTTATTCGTAAATTTGACTTACCTATGTATCTTAATCAAATGAAAGGATTTACAGCAGGGGATTTTGCAAAATACGGAATAAACATAAGGGATGTTTATCCTAATCTTTTGGAGGGGCTTGTAGAAGACAATAAATACTATGGAATTCCTTTGGATGTTTGGATCTTTTACATGGCCTATAATAAAGCCAATTTTAAAAAAGCAGGATTAGACCCAGAAAGGCCTCCTAAAACAAGAGATGAATTTATTAAAGCTCTCGAAGCTCTTAAAAAGGTAACTCCTAAAGGTTTAACTCCTTATTATGAGAATCCTACTTGGGCTTGGATTTTTGTACATTTCTTATGGCAATTTGGAGGAGATCTCTTAACTCCTGATTTTAAAAAGCCTGCCTTTAAAGACGCTGCCATTCAAACTTTGAAATTCCTAATGGATCTTCAAGAAAGAGGATTATTCCCTAAGGCTGCTGTGGATCCTGGACCACCATTTCAGTCTGGTCAAACCTCAGTCTTAATTACCGGAATATGGACAATTAATCCATGGTTGCAGGCTTTAGGAAATAACTTTGGTTATGCTCCATGTCCGCAAGTTGGCACTAAAAAGGCAGTATTTGGTGGATCACATATAATTGCACTACCTGAAGTGATGGTAAGTGATCCTAAGGTGTATAATGCTGCTATGAAATGGGTGAAATATTTGTGGGATCATGCATTAGATTGGTATGCGGCTGGACAGACTCCTTCCAGAAGAAGCATTGCTACCAGTAATGAGTTAAAAACAAAATTACCTCATATTTATGCAGTAGCTCAACAATTGCCGTATGTGAAAACTTTCCAATTCTTCCCTTACATCTCTGAAGTATTAGATGAAATAGCGGTATATTTAGAGGATGTATTGATAACCAGGAAATTGACTCCAGAGCAGGCTATGGAAAGAGCAGAAAAGTCTGTTCAAAGGATTCTTGATGATTATTGGTCTACAGTAAGATAG